The proteins below come from a single Mytilus edulis chromosome 5, xbMytEdul2.2, whole genome shotgun sequence genomic window:
- the LOC139523380 gene encoding chromodomain-helicase-DNA-binding protein 8-like isoform X15, whose product MSDNGMLSLFDTDGGFLEDLATDNGLAGTGSLLDAGGILGQMNPVMNTQPQQPQMFNQQMGGMQTNQFNNMQMQPPNVAQQNQFMTNTFNQQQNQFNTTKLHHFGGQQQQPGTAAHVMVLQQNNQSMAQRAPMQVIRTNMQPSPGFQNYGSMTTANGPRLPNPHQQQIGIQQNMPRMWNPNQNGPSQQAYVQQLPNQQPRLQNIQQIPGNGLQTTYLTQHNYALSKDNNIPQNRYQDGMPSTPNANVFMQGMKSPTGNMRPNVPMSSPNNNLIKNVTNISQSPRPPQQQMMINRTSTFQTQQNINSVNIPNFSSSQQQVQQPFQNSFNLPNIQNVGQINAGSVNVPSSSFQQFTYQQPQQQMPNQNTMASEMQMSQNINDKSSNMIPFQNTSPNQNVQFRPTYTVGTPQRTITPSASPRPTPSPARTPDLNAHTSPNSQGNLNQLVSPTMVSRPNTTPASSPFHVPNRSDANIAVSQAQILTNSFGNISNTNTVSVNNQSNTLPNQLVSVSVGQTNLNSMGQMSPSVGQVKNVNVEIYQLQQQIQQLHNQPQTQQTQQQMLDLQERVRTLRAQQELNSQRQKQQAAQSFPTYQIQNQQMQPSPQRPAIIQVQQPQLQPRQQIVQIQQPFPNQQQPIQQQQMQPQGQRILLVSNNMAGQPQRFLQTMSQAPGQQFVQQPQQKVVLIQQQQAQPGQQIRLIAQGQPQNQMPPSSMAMGSGNVPMSVVQIQLPQKTDILPKLEDDEEGGDKSVQKVKAQEKANQIVAEAVAKAQAAGNTQIPKVMTPPPIPSTVGDAEAPGSEEDGKKKSAKKRPKKKGKASKDKKEFDDDGESKEKKSKVERPKSVKKKKKPPATFLKSKKRKRNGSSDGSDVEIKITPPPSPENDEDSGIQKRRSARNTKRKKYLDEVDLNLSDDDTLDVDTEAAVSDTVNATGGAVTKPVPFLSSVETTVAVPLEEESMVVEKILGARMRKLDKDIDVVNDDEEAQPEEEVEEYFVKYKNFSYLHCEWKTITELERDKRIHMKLKRFRAKREHLDLFETVDEDELFNPDYVEVDRVMEVSVTSDPVTEEEVTHFLVKWRGLPYEDSTWELQQDVDPEKVKLFYKFRDPPPEEDREVPARPSRDEWVQIPETKTYKGGNTLREYQLEGVNWLTFNWYKHQNCILADEMGLGKTIQSITFLHEIVEYGIKGPFLVVVPLSTLGNWQREFETWTDMNAIVYHGSNTSKFMLQEYEMFYKDEERQRIPDLTKFTVLVTTFEIIISDCELLSSIDWRCLIIDEAHRLKNKKCKLMEGLRYVDCEHRVLLTGTPLQNNVEELFSLLNFLEPEQFNSSQTFLAEFGNLRTDDQVDKLKALLKPMMLRRLKEDVETSLAAKEETIIEVELTNIQKKYYRAILERNFTFLSKGSTTSANVPNLLNTMMELRKCCNHPYLVKGAEDMIIRETKEKENKPELDMFDIHRLMVQSSGKLVLMDKLLPKLKQGGHKVLIFSQMIKVLDILEDYLIQRRYLYERLDGRITGIMRQEAIDRFSKPDSDRFVFLLCTRAGGLGINLTAADTVIIYDSDWNPQNDLQAQARCHRIGQSKAVKVYRLITRNSYEREMFDRASLKLGLDKAVLQSMGGDKAANPREQLTKKEIEELLRKGAYGALMDDDKAGDDFCEEDIDQILQRRTQVIQIESEGKGSTFSKASFTMSENRDDIDINDPNFWQKWAKKADVNADEDKNELIVEVPRQRKQTARYGNDEAALEMSELESSSDDEEGGGNDEDGEGKGRGRGKKGKKGRRGRGRDSDDDFDARGAAGEMYSRSDCFKVEKNLLVYGWGRWTDIVSHGRFKRILAAKDVETIARALLMYSLKVYKGDEKIKEFIWDLISPANDGSLKNHSGLSAPVPRGRKGKNKPTKKEKESEHEIEMAKYHIDPESVLKDTGYKRHLHRHANKVLLRVRLLYYLREEIIGHAADKINKGLDVSEIDIPRANVEGDPPTLWWDGLSDRSLLIGVFKHGYEKYNRMRNDPLLCFLSRCGPPAGAALAAEQNDDDDDDMDDTKGNISTLKDEDEDTCTSVISNQDSNMAKETPNVTTEGGDDDGEKLPWPTMSDLNTRLRRIITSFQRSHKRQMLKDAQRAKRMERRERYDVVSRYKDEEKIQYQQSHWTRREESDFYRIISTFGVEFDLFTGRYKWDRFRTLARLEKKHDDTLTEYFQAFYHMCMRVCKKFKNDDDALPPNNIYVEPISEERASRSLARIDLLNKIRTETLAHPKFDERVKLCQTSYDLPSWWICGKHDKDLLRGAARHGVVRTDEFILNDPALSFKDVFRNKRPYVNSPHFMQSPGASQTPVKVKNKEEETELEIKAMIEKIKRESNKDKPESDPQDVKKEQTSPDKKSDDLEHDLDKDMKKEVNSPDKKTNDSEQDEEEENRTSSPDSNKELKKDIKTEVKVESESDIKEEANSDQDCQEKSEDLSVVKKSVVDNDDDEATDIEHDVSDNETTNDTEVKSEDQNDSEKSPVKVKSEKSPEKVKSPGDIKTEDEEKDSEDLYTEVKKEKVKEEDSEKFTKEDVELQKLINEEDNLDPRLSAIPADFLQWPKDRVIFHRLEHICYCVETGEWPFPKRMSNIPMNYDSRSATPLGSSTPRDDQDLSQSDAGDSVYDGIKGDGLKMTFHKRNAKEQKFDGRMAHLLNQSAAGSSDNDSQSESLTPRSQTPADLLSNGSGPEFDPVLLQRSMMSLQMEHALMFPGSRQRRGRKRKAEKMAELAMQEALARREHSKNVVGHDPESRVPVINLEDGSRLSGDEAPQKKDLEKWLDEHPGYMIADCEEDFYDDIPRRGRKSRLDPSMIDPMMMTGEENVSVVNRITGKKITGAKAPPLKYLTEWLEQNPLYDVDSKWSDIVRSKVNLPKSLQSRVVTPSRGRKPKDTLSSSMMGSDIPFSAASLAGLSGFHSPGLMSMSGLPKLPLGMPFGALPNFGLGNPLLGMAGYLPGLTASHSKDTESSSKDRKSPKCKESSKSESKSPSIPHPSFPFMYNPMLLNPLFAAQAQSLGFSLPTSLPTSFGALAHSGLMNGSTADSDLEEGEIKRFSQKERRGSSSGLQDAPQDLSVKAKHHHEGGSKHRREKKHSSHSSDHHDKSSSASKQYSASIQQDEPTDLSMKSKPSTPDSAKSKPKIQSSFKLSKIVDTLKDKVNKMEDRSRKDRKSKLDSILNKLVEDKELGGQDRKSVDEDGSVDLSIGSDTKCDDISKDEEDKC is encoded by the exons ATGTCAGATAATGGAATGCTTAGTTTATTTGATACTGATGGAGGCTTTCTTGAAGATTTGGCCACAGATAATGGTTTGGCAGGGACTGGATCGTTGTTGGATGCAGGTGGAATTTTGGGTCAAATGAACCCAGTAATGAATACTCAGCCACAACAGCCACAAATGTTTAATCAGCAAATGGGTGGCATGCAGACAAACCAATTCAACAACATGCAGATGCAGCCTCCAAATGTTGCTCAGCAAAATCAGTTCATGACAAATACTTTTAATCAACAACAGAATCAATTTAATACCACCAAACTACATCATTTTGGTGGTCAACAACAGCAGCCAGGAACTGCTGCTCATGTCATGGTTCTTCAACAAAACAACCAATCTATGGCACAACGGGCACCGATGCAGGTTATTCGCACGAACATGCAACCGTCACCTGGATTTCAAAATTATGGAAGCATGACCACTGCTAACGGTCCACGGTTGCCAAACCCACATCAGCAACAAATTGGAATACAACAGAACATGCCAAGAATGTGGAACCCTAACCAGAATGGACCTAGTCAACAAGCTTATGTACAACAACTGCCAAATCAACAGCCCAGATTGCAAAACATACAGCAAATACCAGGGAATGGCTTACAGACAACCTACCTCACTCAACACAACTATGCCTTATCTAAAGATAATAATATCCCACAGAATCGATACCAAGACGGTATGCCCTCAACACCTAATGCAAATGTGTTTATGCAAGGAATGAAGTCCCCGACAGGTAACATGAGACCAAATGTGCCAATGTCCAGTccaaacaataatttgataaaaaatgtaaCCAATATAAGTCAGAGTCCTAGGCCTCCTCAGCAGCAAATGATGATTAATAGGACTTCGACATTCCAGACCCAACAAAATATTAACTCTGTAAATATACCAAACTTCAGCTCTAGTCAACAACAAGTTCAACAGCCGTTCCAAAACAGTTTCAATCTACCAAATATTCAAAATGTAGGACAGATAAATGCAGGTAGTGTAAATGTTCCAAGTTCGTCTTTCCAGCAGTTCACATATCAACAGCCACAGCAGCAAATGCCAAATCAAAATACAATGGCAAGTGAAATGCAAATGTCTCAAAATATTAATGATAAATCGTCAAATATGATTCCATTCCAAAATACTAGTCCCAACCAGAATGTACAGTTCAGACCAACATACACAGTTGGTACACCTCAGAGGACAATAACGCCATCAGCTTCTCCTAGACCAACCCCTTCTCCAGCTCGCACGCCTGATTTGAATGCTCACACTTCTCCAAATTCTCAGGGAAATTTAAATCAACTTGTCTCACCTACGATGGTCTCTAGACCCAACACAACACCTGCATCTAGTCCGTTCCATGTACCAAACAGGTCTGATGCTAATATTGCAGTTAGTCAGGCACAGATTCTTACAAATTCGTTTGGAAATATAAGCAATACAAATACGGTATCTGTAAATAATCAGAGCAATACATTACCAAATCAGCTTGTGTCTGTGAGTGTAGGTCAAACTAATTTAAATAGTATGGGACAGATGAGTCCAAGTGTTGGACAAGTCAAAAATGTAAACGTAGAAATCTATCAGCTCCAGCAACAAATTCAACAGCTGCATAATCAGCCTCAGACACAACAAACTCAGCAACAAATGTTAGACTTGCAAGAACGTGTTAGGACATTAAGAGCACAGCAAGAACTGAACAGTCAACGTCAAAAACAGCAGGCCGCACAATCATTTCCAACTTATCAGATTCAAAATCAGCAAATGCAACCAAGTCCTCAGAGACCAGCTATAATTCAAGTTCAACAGCCCCAGTTGCAACCAAGACAACAAATTGTTCAGATTCAGCAGCCATTTCCAAACCAGCAGCAACCCATTCAACAACAACAAATGCAGCCTCAAGGACAGAGAATTCTACTTGTATCCAATAACATGGCAGGTCAGCCTCAAAGATTCCTGCAAACCATGTCACAGGCTCCTGGTCAACAGTTTGTTCAACAACCACAACAAAAGGTTGTATTGATTCAG CAGCAACAAGCACAGCCTGGTCAGCAGATCAGATTGATTGCCCAAGGACAACCACAGAATCAGATGCCGCCATCATCTATGGCCATGGGAAGTGGTAATGTTCCAATGTCTGTTGTACAGATCCAGTTACCACAGAAAACAGACATCCTACCTAAACTTGAAGATGACGAAGAAGGGGGAGACAAATCAGTACAGAAAGTGAAAGCACAAGAGAAAGCAAATCAAATTGTGGCAGAAGCTGTGGCCAAAGCTCAGGCTGCCGGAAATACACAGATTCCAAAGGTGATGACGCCACCACCGATTCCCTCAACTGTTGGGGATGCTGAAGCACCTGGTAGTGAGGAGGATGGTAAGAAAAAGTCAGCAAAGAAAAGACCGAAGAAAAAAGGAAAAGCATCAAAGGATAAGAAAGAATTTGATGATGATGGTGAATCAAAGGAAAAGAAATCGAAAGTAGAGAGGCCAAAGTCtgtcaagaaaaagaaaaa acCACCAGCAACATTCTTGAAAAGCAAGAAAAGGAAGCGAAATGGATCTTCAGATGGATCAGATGTGGAAATTAAAATTACACCGCCACCGTCACCTGAAAATGATGAAGATAGTGGTATACAG aaaagaagatCAGCTAGAAATACCAAGAGAAAGAAATATCTTGATGAAGTTGACCTGAACCTTTCAGATGATGATACTTTAGATGTAGATACTGAGGCGGCAGTTAGTGATACTGTTAATGCCACAGGAGGAGCTGTAACTAAACCGGTACCTTTTCTGTCGTCTGTG GAGACAACTGTTGCTGTACCTCTAGAAGAAGAATCAATGGTTGTTGAGAAAATTCTTGGCGCGAGGATGAGAAAGCTTGATAAAGAT attgatGTGGTCAATGATGATGAAGAAGCTCAACCTGAGGAAGAAGTGGAAGAATACTTTGTCAAATACAAAAACTT ctCATACTTGCATTGTGAATGGAAAACAATAACAGAACTAGAAAGAGACAAAAGAATTCACATGAAACTGAAAAGATTTAGGGCTAAAAGGGAGCATTTGGATCTTTTTGAAACg GTGGATGAGGATGAATTATTCAATCCAGATTATGTAGAGGTTGACCGTGTGATGGAAGTTTCTGTAACGTCTGATCCAGTAACAGAGGAAGAGGTGACTCACTTCCTTGTAAAATGGCGAGGTCTGCCGTATGAGGACAGTACTTGGGAACTACAGCAAGATGTTGATCCAGAAAaagttaaattgttttataaattcaGAGATCCTCCACCTGAGGAAGACCGAGAG GTTCCTGCTAGACCTAGCAGAGATGAATGGGTACAAATTCCAGAAACTAAAACCTACAAAGGAGGTAACACTTTGAGGGAATATCAATTGGAAGGTGTAAATTGGTTGACATTCAACTGGTATAAACA TCAAAACTGTATATTAGCTGACGAGATGGGTCTGGGTAAGACCATCCAGAGTATAACATTCCTACATGAGATTGTAGAATATGGAATAAAGGGACCATTTCTAGTGGTTGTACCACTGTCAACTCTGGGTAACTGGCAGAGAGAATTTGAGACTTGGACTGATATGAATGCTATTGTATATCATGGAAG TAACACCAGTAAATTTATGTTACaagaatatgaaatgttttacaaAGATGAAGAAAGACAAAGAATACCAGACTTGACTAAATTCACTGTGTTAGTTACAACATTTGAGATTATTATATCTGACTGTGAATTATTAAGTTCTATAGACTGGCGATGTTTAATTATTGACGAAGCACACaggctgaaaaataaaaagtgtaaatTAATGGAAGGATTAAGATATGTGGATTGT GAACATCGAGTGTTACTGACAGGAACTCCCCTACAAAACAATGTTGAGGAATTATTCAGTTTACTCAACTTTCTAGAACCTGAACAATTTAATTCTTCACAAACATTCTTAGCAGAGTTTGGCAATTTAAGAACTGATGATCAAGTCGACAAGTTAAAAGCACTTCTGAAACCTATGATGCTTAGGCGATTAAAAGAAGATGTAGAAACCTCTCTAGCAGCAAAGGAAGAAACAATTATTGAAGTGGAATTGACTAACATACAAAAGAAATATTATCGTGCTATTCTTGAAAggaattttacttttttgtctAAAGGTTCGACTACCTCTGCTAATGTACCAAATCTTCTAAATACAATGATGGAGTTGAGGAAGTGTTGTAATCATCCCTATCTAGTCAAAG GTGCTGAAGACATGATCATAAGGGAAACTAAAGAAAAGGAAAATAAACCAGAATTGGATATGTTTGATATACATAGATTAATGGTGCAATCCTCTGGAAAACTTGTACTAATGGACAAACTTTTACCAAAGCTTAAACAAGGTGGACATAAAGTGCTGATATTCTCTCAAATGATAAAAGTGCTAGATATTTTAGAGGATTATTTGATTCAAAGAAG gtatttatatgaaagattaGATGGTAGAATTACTGGTATAATGAGACAGGAAGCCATTGACAGATTCTCTAAGCCTGATTCAGATAGATTTGTATTCTTACTATGTACAAGAGCTGGTGGTTTAGGTATTAATCTGACTGCAGCTGATACTGTTATTATCTATGACTCGGACTGGAACCCACAGAATGACTTGCAG GCCCAAGCTAGATGTCACAGAATTGGACAGAGCAAAGCTGTGAAGGTGTACAGATTAATCACCAGGAATTCCTACGAGAGAGAAATGTTTGACAGAGCTTCTCTCAAGTTGGGTTTAGACAAGGCTGTGTTGCAATCTATGGGAGGAGATAAGGCTGCTAATCCT agggaacagttaacaaaaaaagaaatagaagAACTATTGAGAAAAGGAGCTTATGGTGCTTTAATGGATGATGACAAAGCTGGAGACGATTTCTGTGAGGAAGATATCGACCAGATTCTACAGAGGAGAACCCAGGTTATACAGATAGAATCAGAAGGCAAAGGATCCACTTTCTCCAAA GCAAGTTTTACCATGAGTGAGAACAGAGATGACATTGACATCAATGATCCAAACTTCTGGCAAAAATGGGCAAAGAAGGCAGATGTGAATGCAGATGAGGACAAG AATGAGCTGATAGTTGAGGTGCCAAGACAGAGGAAACAAACTGCTCGTTACGGAAATGATGAGGCAGCCCTGGAAATGTCTGAATTAGAATCCTCGTCAGATGATGAAGAGGGAGGTGGAAATGATGAAGATGGCGAAGGAAAGGGGCGTGGTAGAGGAAAGAAGGGCAAGAAAGGTCGGCGTGGTAGGGGCAGAGATTCAGATGATGATTTTGATGCTCGTGGTGCAGCAGGAGAGATGTATTCAAGATCAGATTGTTTCAAAGTGGAGAAGAATCTCTTAGTTTATGG atggGGAAGATGGACAGATATTGTTAGTCATGGCAGGTTCAAGAGAATACTAGCAGCTAAGGATGTTGAAACAATTGCAAGAGCTTTG CTTATGTATTCATTGAAAGTTTACAAAGGAGATGAGAAGATCAAAGAATTTATATGGGATTTAATATCTCCTGCAAATGATGGTTCCTTGAAGAATCATTCAG gtTTATCTGCACCAGTTCCTAgaggaagaaaaggtaaaaataaaCCAACAAAGAAAGAGAAGGAGTCAGAACATGAAATAGAAATGGCTAAATATCACATAGATCCCGAGTCTGTTCTCAAAGACACTGGTTACAAAAGACATCTGCATCGCCATGCCAACAA AGTATTATTGAGAGTTAGACTGCTGTATTACCTTAGAGAAGAAATCATTGGTCATGCTGCAGACAAAATAAACAAAGGACTTGATGTCAG tGAAATAGATATACCAAGAGCAAATGTAGAAGGGGATCCCCCAACTTTATGGTGGGATGGATTATCTGACAGATCCTTGTTGATTGGTGTATTTAAACATG GCTATGAGAAGTACAATCGAATGAGAAATGATCCTTTGTTGTGTTTCCTGTCACGCTGTGGACCTCCAGCTGGGGCTGCTCTGGCTGCAGAACAAAATGATGATGATGA TGACGACATGGATGATACTAAGGGTAATATAAGTACATTGAAGGACGAGGATGAAGACACATGTACCTCTGTGATCTCTAATCAGGACAGTAACATGGCTAAGGAGACACCTAATGTTACAACTGAAGGAGGAGATGATGATGGGGAGAAGTTACCATGGCCTACCATGTCTGATCTTAATACCAGACTCAGGAGAATTATCACCAGCTTCCAACGTAGTCATAAAAGACAAATGTTGAAGGATGCACAAAGGGCAAAG agaATGGAAAGAAGAGAGAGATATGATGTAGTAAGCAGATACAAGGATGAAGAGAAAATTCAATATCAACAAAG TCACTGGACGCGGAGAGAGGAGTCTGATTTCTATCGTATTATATCTACGTTTGGAGTGGAATTTGATCTGTTTACAGGCAGATATAAGTGGGATAGATTCAGGACATTAGCTAGGTTGGAGAAGAAACATGATGACACTTTAACAGAATATTTCCAAGCATTTTACCACATGTGCATGCGAGTCTGCAAGAAATTCAAAAATGATGATGATG CACTGCCTCCAAACAATATATATGTGGAACCAATATCTGAAGAGAGAGCTAGTCGTAGTCTTGCCAGAATTGATCTCCTGAATAAAATACGAACTGAAACTTTGGCACATCCTAAATTTGATGAGCGTGTCAAGTTATGTCAAACGTCCTATGATCTTCCATCATGGTGGATTTGTGGCAAACATGACAAAGATCTACTCAGAGGAGCTGCTAG gCATGGTGTAGTGCGCACTGATGAATTTATACTTAATGACCCAGCATTGTCTTTCAAAGATGTGTTCAGGAATAAACGTCCATATGTAAATTCCCCTCATTTTATGCAGTCACCTGGTGCCAGCCAGACACCAGTCAAAGTTAAAA ATAAGGAAGAAGAAACTGAATTGGAAATAAAAGCAATGATAGAGAAAATCAAAAGGGAGTCTAATAAAGATAAACCAGAAAGTGATCCTCAAGATGTGAAAAAGGAACAAACATCTCCTGATAAAAAGTCTGATGATCTTGAACATGACTTAGACAAAGACATGAAAAAGGAAGTGAATTCTCCTGATAAAAAAACTAACGACAGTGAACAAGATGAAGAGGAGGAAAATAGAACTAGTAGTCCTGATAGtaataaagaactgaagaaggaTATCAAAACTGAAGTGAAAGTAGAAAGTGAAAGTGACATAAAAGAGGAAGCCAATTCTGACCAAGATTGTCAAGAAAAGAGTGAAGATTTGTCTGTAGTTAAGAAATCTGTTGtagataatgatgatgatgaagcTACTGATATTGAACATGATGTTTCTGATAATGAAACTACTAACGACACTGAAGTCAAATCTGAGGATCAAAATGATAGTGAGAAATCTCCAGTGAAAGTCAAATCAGAAAAATCTCCAGAAAAAGTTAAGTCTCCTGGAGACATTAAAACAGAGGATGAAGAAAAGGATTCGGAAGATCTATATACagaagtaaaaaaagaaaaagtgaaaGAGGAAGATAGTGAAAAGTTCaccaaagaagatgtg GAGTTACAGAAGCTTATAAATGAAGAAGATAATTTAGATCCCAGATTGTCAGCCATTCCAGCAGATTTTCTACAGTGGCCAAAG GACAGGGTAATCTTCCATCGTCTAGAACATATATGTTACTGTGTTGAGACTGGAGAATGGCCATTCCCAAAGAGGATGTCGAACATTCCTATGAACTATGACTCCAGAAGTGCCACGCCCCTCGGATCATCGACACCCAGAGATGACCAAGATCTGAGCCAATCAGATGCTGGGGATTCTGTCTATGATGGGATCAAG GGTGATGGATTAAAAATGACATTCCACAAACGCAATGCTAAAGAACAAAAATTTGATG GTCGAATGGCCCATCTGTTGAATCAGTCTGCAGCAGGCTCTAGTGATAACGACAGTCAGTCTGAATCTCTGACACCACGATCTCAG ACTCCTGCTGATTTACTTTCCAATGGATCAGGTCCAGAATTTGATCCTGTTCTCCTTCAAAGGAGTATG ATGTCTTTGCAGATGGAACATGCTTTGATGTTCCCAGGCAGCAGACAACGGAGGGGACGGAAAAGGAAAGCTGAGAAGATGGCTGAACTTGCTATGCAAGAGGCTCTTGCAAGAAGGGAACACTCAAAGAATGTAGTTGGACATGATCCTG AATCCCGAGTACCTGTGATAAATCTGGAAGATGGCAGCCGATTGTCAGGTGATGAAGCTCCACAGAAGAAAGATTTAGAGAAATGGTTGGACGAACATCCTGGATACATGATAGCTGATTGTGAAGAGGATTTTTATGAT GATATACCAAGACGTGGCAGAAAGTCTCGTCTAGATCCATCTATGATTGATCCTATGATGATGACTGGTGAAGAAAATGTCTCCGTTGTAAATAGAATCACAGGCAAAAAG ATTACTGGTGCCAAAGCCCCACCATTGAAGTATTTAACAGAATGGTTAGAACAAAATCCCCTTTATGATGTAGATTCCAAATGGTCTGATATTGTTCGTAGTAAG GTTAATTTACCAAAGTCATTACAGAGTCGTGTTGTGACACCCAGCAGAGGCAGGAAACCAAAGGACACTTTATCATCGTCAATGATGGGTTCAGACATTCCATTCAGTGCTGCATCATTAGCTGGGCTATCAGGATTCCATAGTCCTGGTCTAATGTCTATGTCTGGATTACCAAAACTACC